The Lutra lutra chromosome 15, mLutLut1.2, whole genome shotgun sequence genome includes a region encoding these proteins:
- the LOC125085783 gene encoding heterogeneous nuclear ribonucleoprotein A3-like isoform X1, producing the protein MEVKPPPGRPQPDSGRRRRRRGEEGHDPKEPEQLRKLFIGGLSFETTDDSLREHFEKWGTLTDCVVMRDPQTKRSRGFGFVTYSCVEEVDAAMCARPHKVDGRVVEPKRAVSREDSVKPGAHLTVKKIFVGGIKEDTEEYNLRDYFEKYGKIETIEVMEDRQSGKKRGFAFVTFDDHDTVDKIVVQKYHTINGHNCEVKKALSKQEMQSAGSQRGRGGGSGNFMGRGGNFGGGGNFGRGGNVGGRGGYGGGGGGSRGSYGGGDGGYNGFGGDGGNYGGGPGYSSRGGYGGGPGYGNQGGGYGGGGGGYDGYNEGGNFGGNYGGGGNYNDFGNYSGQQQSNYGPMKGGSFGGRSSGSPYGGGYGSGGGSGGYGSRRF; encoded by the coding sequence ATGGAGGTAAAACCGCCGCCCGGTCGCCCCCAGCCCGACTCcggccgtcgccgccgccgccggggggAGGAGGGCCATGATCCAAAGGAACCAGAGCAGTTGAGAAAACTGTTTATTGGTGGTTTGAGCTTTGAAACTACAGATGATAGTTTaagagaacattttgaaaaatggggTACACTTACAGATTGTGTGGTGATGAGAGACCCCCAAACAAAACGTTCCaggggttttggttttgtgacTTACTCTTGTGTTGAAGAGGTGGATGCAGCAATGTGTGCCCGACCACACAAGGTTGATGGGCGTGTAGTGGAACCAAAGAGAGCTGTTTCTAGAGAGGATTCTGTAAAGCCTGGTGCCCATCTAACAgtgaagaaaatttttgttggtggtattaaagaagatacagaagaGTATAATTTGAGAGACTACTTTGAAAAGTATGGCAAGATTGAAACCATAGAAGTTATGGAAGACAGgcagagtggaaaaaagagaggattTGCTTTTGTAACTTTTGATGATCATGATACAGTTGATAAAATTGTTGTTCAGAAATACCACACTATTAATGGGCATAATTGTGAAGTGAAAAAGGCCCTTTCTAAACAAGAAATGCAGTCTGCTGGATCACAAAGAGGTCGTGGAGGTGGATCTGGCAACTTCATGGGTCGTGGAGGAAACTTTGGAGGTGGTGGTAACTTTGGCCGTGGTGGAAACGTTGGTGGAAGAGGAGgctatggtggtggtggtggtggcagcagaGGTAGTTACGGAGGAGGTGATGGTGGATATAATGGATTTGGAGGTGATGGTGGCAACTATGGTGGTGGTCCTGGTTACAGTAGTAGAGGAGGCTATGGTGGTGGACCAGGATATGGAAACCAAGGAGGTGGatatggaggtggtggtggaggatACGATGGTTACAATGAAGGAGGAAATTTTGGAGGTAACTATGGTGGTGGTGGGAACTATAATGATTTTGGAAATTATAGTGGACAACAGCAATCAAATTATGGACCCATGAAGGGGGGCAGTTTTGGTGGAAGAAGCTCGGGCAGTCCCTATGGTGGTGGTTATGGCTCTGGTGGTGGAAGTGGTGGATATGGTAGCAGAAGGTTCTAA
- the LOC125085783 gene encoding heterogeneous nuclear ribonucleoprotein A3-like isoform X2 yields the protein MEGHDPKEPEQLRKLFIGGLSFETTDDSLREHFEKWGTLTDCVVMRDPQTKRSRGFGFVTYSCVEEVDAAMCARPHKVDGRVVEPKRAVSREDSVKPGAHLTVKKIFVGGIKEDTEEYNLRDYFEKYGKIETIEVMEDRQSGKKRGFAFVTFDDHDTVDKIVVQKYHTINGHNCEVKKALSKQEMQSAGSQRGRGGGSGNFMGRGGNFGGGGNFGRGGNVGGRGGYGGGGGGSRGSYGGGDGGYNGFGGDGGNYGGGPGYSSRGGYGGGPGYGNQGGGYGGGGGGYDGYNEGGNFGGNYGGGGNYNDFGNYSGQQQSNYGPMKGGSFGGRSSGSPYGGGYGSGGGSGGYGSRRF from the exons ATGGAG GGCCATGATCCAAAGGAACCAGAGCAGTTGAGAAAACTGTTTATTGGTGGTTTGAGCTTTGAAACTACAGATGATAGTTTaagagaacattttgaaaaatggggTACACTTACAGATTGTGTGGTGATGAGAGACCCCCAAACAAAACGTTCCaggggttttggttttgtgacTTACTCTTGTGTTGAAGAGGTGGATGCAGCAATGTGTGCCCGACCACACAAGGTTGATGGGCGTGTAGTGGAACCAAAGAGAGCTGTTTCTAGAGAGGATTCTGTAAAGCCTGGTGCCCATCTAACAgtgaagaaaatttttgttggtggtattaaagaagatacagaagaGTATAATTTGAGAGACTACTTTGAAAAGTATGGCAAGATTGAAACCATAGAAGTTATGGAAGACAGgcagagtggaaaaaagagaggattTGCTTTTGTAACTTTTGATGATCATGATACAGTTGATAAAATTGTTGTTCAGAAATACCACACTATTAATGGGCATAATTGTGAAGTGAAAAAGGCCCTTTCTAAACAAGAAATGCAGTCTGCTGGATCACAAAGAGGTCGTGGAGGTGGATCTGGCAACTTCATGGGTCGTGGAGGAAACTTTGGAGGTGGTGGTAACTTTGGCCGTGGTGGAAACGTTGGTGGAAGAGGAGgctatggtggtggtggtggtggcagcagaGGTAGTTACGGAGGAGGTGATGGTGGATATAATGGATTTGGAGGTGATGGTGGCAACTATGGTGGTGGTCCTGGTTACAGTAGTAGAGGAGGCTATGGTGGTGGACCAGGATATGGAAACCAAGGAGGTGGatatggaggtggtggtggaggatACGATGGTTACAATGAAGGAGGAAATTTTGGAGGTAACTATGGTGGTGGTGGGAACTATAATGATTTTGGAAATTATAGTGGACAACAGCAATCAAATTATGGACCCATGAAGGGGGGCAGTTTTGGTGGAAGAAGCTCGGGCAGTCCCTATGGTGGTGGTTATGGCTCTGGTGGTGGAAGTGGTGGATATGGTAGCAGAAGGTTCTAA